In Phreatobacter aquaticus, a single genomic region encodes these proteins:
- a CDS encoding cold-shock protein has product MPTGTVKWFNVQKGFGFIAPDGGGNDAFVHISAVERAGMGDLQEGQKVNFELVADRKTGKMSAENLSSAS; this is encoded by the coding sequence ATGCCTACGGGAACCGTGAAGTGGTTTAACGTTCAAAAGGGCTTCGGCTTCATTGCGCCCGATGGCGGCGGCAACGATGCCTTCGTCCACATCAGCGCGGTCGAGCGTGCCGGCATGGGCGATCTCCAGGAAGGCCAGAAGGTCAACTTCGAGCTCGTGGCTGATCGCAAGACCGGCAAGATGTCGGCCGAGAACCTCAGCTCCGCCAGCTAA
- a CDS encoding transglutaminase-like domain-containing protein: MLIRYGYDITVTCTQPTPMVALLTAHGERADDIVKAEELVTTPAIASTTYVDLFGNVCRRFVAPAGDLSLWGDGTVRDDGLHDRIWPDAAEIAIADLPDDCLIYLIGSRYCETDKLSQVAWDRFGGVSPGWSRVQAICDFVHGHIRFGYMDARSTRTAMEAYEERIGVCRDYAHLAIALCRCMNIPARYVNGYLGDIGVPIVDPMDFSAWMEVYIGGRWHTFDPRNNVPRIGRIVVARGRDAADVPLINSFGPHILKSFRVWAYDVSGVAPV, encoded by the coding sequence ATGCTGATCCGCTATGGCTACGACATTACGGTCACCTGCACCCAGCCGACGCCCATGGTGGCGCTGCTGACGGCCCATGGCGAGCGCGCGGATGATATCGTCAAGGCCGAGGAGCTGGTCACGACACCGGCCATTGCGAGCACGACCTATGTCGACCTGTTCGGCAATGTCTGCCGCCGCTTCGTCGCGCCTGCCGGCGATCTCTCGCTGTGGGGCGACGGCACCGTGCGCGACGATGGCCTGCACGACCGCATCTGGCCCGATGCCGCCGAGATCGCCATTGCCGACCTGCCGGATGACTGCCTGATCTACCTGATCGGCAGCCGCTATTGCGAGACCGACAAGCTGAGCCAGGTCGCGTGGGACCGGTTCGGCGGGGTCAGCCCGGGCTGGTCGCGCGTCCAGGCGATCTGCGACTTCGTCCACGGCCATATCCGGTTCGGCTATATGGATGCCCGCTCCACGCGCACGGCGATGGAAGCCTATGAGGAGCGGATCGGGGTGTGCCGCGACTATGCGCATCTGGCGATCGCGCTCTGCCGCTGCATGAACATTCCGGCGCGCTATGTGAACGGCTATCTCGGCGACATCGGTGTGCCGATTGTCGACCCGATGGATTTCAGCGCCTGGATGGAGGTGTATATCGGCGGCCGCTGGCACACGTTCGACCCGCGCAACAACGTGCCGCGGATCGGGCGGATCGTCGTCGCCCGCGGACGCGATGCCGCCGATGTGCCGCTGATCAATTCGTTCGGCCCGCACATCCTGAAGAGCTTCCGGGTGTGGGCCTATGACGTGTCCGGCGTGGCGCCAGTCTAA